The Ictidomys tridecemlineatus isolate mIctTri1 chromosome 6, mIctTri1.hap1, whole genome shotgun sequence genome includes a region encoding these proteins:
- the Eif4b gene encoding eukaryotic translation initiation factor 4B isoform X6 produces MAASAKKKNKKGKTISLTDFLAEDGGTGGGSTYVPKPVSWADETDDLEGDVSTTWHSNDDDVYRAPPIDRSILPTAPRAAREPNIDRSRLPKSPPYTAFLGNLPYDVTEDSIKEFFRGLNISAVRLPREPSNPERLKGFGYAEFEDLDSLLSALSLNEESLGNRRIRVDVADQAQDKDRDDRSFGRDRNRDSDKTDTDWRARPATDSFDDYPPRRGDDSFGDKYRDRYDSDRYRDGYRDGYRDGPRRDMDRYGGRDRYDDRGSRDYDRGYDSRIGSGRRAFGSGYRRDDDYRGGGDRYEDRYDRRDDRSWSSRDDYSRDDYRRDDRGPPQRPKLNLKPRSTPKEDDSSASTSQSSRAASIFGGAKPVDTAAREREVEERLQKEQEKLQRQLDEPKLDRRPRERHPSWRSEETQERERSRTGSESSQTGTSATSGRNARRRESEKSLENETLNKEEDCHSPTSKPPKPDQPLKVMPAPPPKENAWVKRSSNPPARSQSSDTEQQSPTSGGGKVAPAQPSEEGPTRKADDNKIDGMSVPKGQTGNSSRGPGDGGNKDHWKESDRKESKKDQDSRSAPEPKKPEENPASKFSSASKYAALSVDGEDENEGEDYTE; encoded by the exons caaaaaagaagaataagaaggggAAGACTATCTCCCTAACAGACTTTCTGGCTGAGGATGGGGGGACTGGTGGAGGAAGCACTTATGTCCCCAAACCAGTCAGCTGGGCTGATGAAACAGACGACCTGGAAGGAGATG TTTCAACCACTTGGCATAGTAATGATGATGATGTGTACAGGGCACCTCCAATTGACCGTTCCATCCTTCCCACTGCTCCACGGGCTGCTCGGGAACCCAATATTGACCGGAGCCGTCTTCCCAAATCGCCACCCTACACTGCTTTTCTAGGGAACCTGCCCTATGATGTGACAGAAGACTCCATTAAGGAATTCTTTAGAGGATTAAAT ATCAGTGCAGTGCGTTTACCACGTGAACCCAGCAATCCAGAGAGGTTGAAAGGTTTTGGCTATGCTGAGTTTGAGGACCTGGATTCCCTGCTCAGTGCCCTGAGTCTCAATGAAGAG TCTCTAGGTAACAGGAGAATTCGAGTGGATGTTGCTGATCAAGCACAGGATAAAG ATAGGGATGATCGTTCTTTTGGCCGAGATAGAAATCGGGATTCTGACAAAACAGACACAGACTGGAGAGCCCGACCTGCCACAGACAGCTTTGACGACTATCCGCCTAGAAGAGGTGATGACAGCTTTGGTGACA agTATCGAGATCGCTATGATTCCGACCGATATCGGGATGGGTATCGAGATGGCTATCGTGATGGCCCACGCCGGGATATGGATCGATATGGGGGCCGGGATCGCTATGATGACCGAGGCAGTAGAGATTATGATAGAG GCTATGATTCCAGGATAGGCAGTGGCAGAAGAGCATTTGGTAGTGGGTACCGAAGGGATGATGACTACAGAGGAGGTGGGGACCGTTATGAAGACCGATATGACAGACGAGACGATCGGTCGTGGAGCTCCAGAGATGATTACTCTCGGGATGATTATAGGCGTGATGATAGag GTCCCCCCCAAAGACCTAAACTGAATCTAAAGCCTCGGAGTACTCCTAAGGAAGATGATTCCTCTGCTAGCACCTCCCAGTCCAGTCGAGCAGCTTCCATCTTTGGAGGGGCAAAACCTGTTGACACAGCTGCTagagaaagagaagtagaagaacgGCTACAGAAGGAGCAGGAGAAATTGCAGCGCCAGTTGGATGAGCCAAAATTAGACCGGCGGCCTAGGGAGAG ACACCCAAGCTGGCGAAGTGAAGAAACTCAGGAACGGGAACGGTCAAGGACAGGAAGTGAGTCATCACAGACTGGAACCTCAGCCACATCTGGCAGAA ATGCAcgaaggagagagagtgagaagtcTCTAGAAAATGAAACACTCAATAAGGAGGAAGACTGTCACTCTCCAACTTCTAAGCCTCCCAAACCTGATCAGCCTCTAAAGGTAATGCCAGCCCCTCCACCAAAGGAGAATGCGTGGGTGAAGCGAAGTTCTAACCCTCCTGCTCGATCTCAGAGCTCAGACACAGAGCAACAATCCCCCACAAG TGGTGGGGGGAAAGTAGCTCCAGCTCAGCCATCTGAGGAAGGACCCACAAGGAAAG CAGACGATAATAAAATAGATGGAATGAGTGTCCCAAAAGGCCAAACTGGGAACTCTAGCCGTGGTCCAGGAGATGGAGGGAACAAAGATCACTGGAAGGAGTCAGATAG GAAAGAGAGCAAAAAGGATCAAGACTCCAGATCTGCACCTGAGCCAAAGAAACCTGAGGAAAATCCAGCCTCT AAGTTCAGTTCTGCAAGCAAGTATGCCGCTCTCTCTGTGGATGGTGAAGATGAAAATGAGGGAGAAGACTACACTGAGTAG
- the Eif4b gene encoding eukaryotic translation initiation factor 4B isoform X3: protein MAASAKKKNKKGKTISLTDFLAEDGGTGGGSTYVPKPVSWADETDDLEGDVSTTWHSNDDDVYRAPPIDRSILPTAPRAAREPNIDRSRLPKSPPYTAFLGNLPYDVTEDSIKEFFRGLNISAVRLPREPSNPERLKGFGYAEFEDLDSLLSALSLNEESLGNRRIRVDVADQAQDKDRDDRSFGRDRNRDSDKTDTDWRARPATDSFDDYPPRRGDDSFGDKYRDRYDSDRYRDGYRDGYRDGPRRDMDRYGGRDRYDDRGSRDYDRGYDSRIGSGRRAFGSGYRRDDDYRGGGDRYEDRYDRRDDRSWSSRDDYSRDDYRRDDRGPPQRPKLNLKPRSTPKEDDSSASTSQSSRAASIFGGAKPVDTAAREREVEERLQKEQEKLQRQLDEPKLDRRPRESSPQTQHLCLHPSWRSEETQERERSRTGSESSQTGTSATSGRNARRRESEKSLENETLNKEEDCHSPTSKPPKPDQPLKVMPAPPPKENAWVKRSSNPPARSQSSDTEQQSPTSGGGKVAPAQPSEEGPTRKADDNKIDGMSVPKGQTGNSSRGPGDGGNKDHWKESDRKESKKDQDSRSAPEPKKPEENPASKFSSASKYAALSVDGEDENEGEDYTE, encoded by the exons caaaaaagaagaataagaaggggAAGACTATCTCCCTAACAGACTTTCTGGCTGAGGATGGGGGGACTGGTGGAGGAAGCACTTATGTCCCCAAACCAGTCAGCTGGGCTGATGAAACAGACGACCTGGAAGGAGATG TTTCAACCACTTGGCATAGTAATGATGATGATGTGTACAGGGCACCTCCAATTGACCGTTCCATCCTTCCCACTGCTCCACGGGCTGCTCGGGAACCCAATATTGACCGGAGCCGTCTTCCCAAATCGCCACCCTACACTGCTTTTCTAGGGAACCTGCCCTATGATGTGACAGAAGACTCCATTAAGGAATTCTTTAGAGGATTAAAT ATCAGTGCAGTGCGTTTACCACGTGAACCCAGCAATCCAGAGAGGTTGAAAGGTTTTGGCTATGCTGAGTTTGAGGACCTGGATTCCCTGCTCAGTGCCCTGAGTCTCAATGAAGAG TCTCTAGGTAACAGGAGAATTCGAGTGGATGTTGCTGATCAAGCACAGGATAAAG ATAGGGATGATCGTTCTTTTGGCCGAGATAGAAATCGGGATTCTGACAAAACAGACACAGACTGGAGAGCCCGACCTGCCACAGACAGCTTTGACGACTATCCGCCTAGAAGAGGTGATGACAGCTTTGGTGACA agTATCGAGATCGCTATGATTCCGACCGATATCGGGATGGGTATCGAGATGGCTATCGTGATGGCCCACGCCGGGATATGGATCGATATGGGGGCCGGGATCGCTATGATGACCGAGGCAGTAGAGATTATGATAGAG GCTATGATTCCAGGATAGGCAGTGGCAGAAGAGCATTTGGTAGTGGGTACCGAAGGGATGATGACTACAGAGGAGGTGGGGACCGTTATGAAGACCGATATGACAGACGAGACGATCGGTCGTGGAGCTCCAGAGATGATTACTCTCGGGATGATTATAGGCGTGATGATAGag GTCCCCCCCAAAGACCTAAACTGAATCTAAAGCCTCGGAGTACTCCTAAGGAAGATGATTCCTCTGCTAGCACCTCCCAGTCCAGTCGAGCAGCTTCCATCTTTGGAGGGGCAAAACCTGTTGACACAGCTGCTagagaaagagaagtagaagaacgGCTACAGAAGGAGCAGGAGAAATTGCAGCGCCAGTTGGATGAGCCAAAATTAGACCGGCGGCCTAGGGAGAG ttctccgcagacacaacatctttgttt ACACCCAAGCTGGCGAAGTGAAGAAACTCAGGAACGGGAACGGTCAAGGACAGGAAGTGAGTCATCACAGACTGGAACCTCAGCCACATCTGGCAGAA ATGCAcgaaggagagagagtgagaagtcTCTAGAAAATGAAACACTCAATAAGGAGGAAGACTGTCACTCTCCAACTTCTAAGCCTCCCAAACCTGATCAGCCTCTAAAGGTAATGCCAGCCCCTCCACCAAAGGAGAATGCGTGGGTGAAGCGAAGTTCTAACCCTCCTGCTCGATCTCAGAGCTCAGACACAGAGCAACAATCCCCCACAAG TGGTGGGGGGAAAGTAGCTCCAGCTCAGCCATCTGAGGAAGGACCCACAAGGAAAG CAGACGATAATAAAATAGATGGAATGAGTGTCCCAAAAGGCCAAACTGGGAACTCTAGCCGTGGTCCAGGAGATGGAGGGAACAAAGATCACTGGAAGGAGTCAGATAG GAAAGAGAGCAAAAAGGATCAAGACTCCAGATCTGCACCTGAGCCAAAGAAACCTGAGGAAAATCCAGCCTCT AAGTTCAGTTCTGCAAGCAAGTATGCCGCTCTCTCTGTGGATGGTGAAGATGAAAATGAGGGAGAAGACTACACTGAGTAG
- the Eif4b gene encoding eukaryotic translation initiation factor 4B isoform X2 yields MAASAKKKNKKGKTISLTDFLAEDGGTGGGSTYVPKPVSWADETDDLEGDVSTTWHSNDDDVYRAPPIDRSILPTAPRAAREPNIDRSRLPKSPPYTAFLGNLPYDVTEDSIKEFFRGLNISAVRLPREPSNPERLKGFGYAEFEDLDSLLSALSLNEESLGNRRIRVDVADQAQDKDRDDRSFGRDRNRDSDKTDTDWRARPATDSFDDYPPRRGDDSFGDKYRDRYDSDRYRDGYRDGYRDGPRRDMDRYGGRDRYDDRGSRDYDRGYDSRIGSGRRAFGSGYRRDDDYRGGGDRYEDRYDRRDDRSWSSRDDYSRDDYRRDDRGPPQRPKLNLKPRSTPKEDDSSASTSQSSRAASIFGGAKPVDTAAREREVEERLQKEQEKLQRQLDEPKLDRRPRESSPQTQHLCLHPSWRSEETQERERSRTGSESSQTGTSATSGRSKSDPDARRRESEKSLENETLNKEEDCHSPTSKPPKPDQPLKVMPAPPPKENAWVKRSSNPPARSQSSDTEQQSPTSGGGKVAPAQPSEEGPTRKDDNKIDGMSVPKGQTGNSSRGPGDGGNKDHWKESDRKESKKDQDSRSAPEPKKPEENPASKFSSASKYAALSVDGEDENEGEDYTE; encoded by the exons caaaaaagaagaataagaaggggAAGACTATCTCCCTAACAGACTTTCTGGCTGAGGATGGGGGGACTGGTGGAGGAAGCACTTATGTCCCCAAACCAGTCAGCTGGGCTGATGAAACAGACGACCTGGAAGGAGATG TTTCAACCACTTGGCATAGTAATGATGATGATGTGTACAGGGCACCTCCAATTGACCGTTCCATCCTTCCCACTGCTCCACGGGCTGCTCGGGAACCCAATATTGACCGGAGCCGTCTTCCCAAATCGCCACCCTACACTGCTTTTCTAGGGAACCTGCCCTATGATGTGACAGAAGACTCCATTAAGGAATTCTTTAGAGGATTAAAT ATCAGTGCAGTGCGTTTACCACGTGAACCCAGCAATCCAGAGAGGTTGAAAGGTTTTGGCTATGCTGAGTTTGAGGACCTGGATTCCCTGCTCAGTGCCCTGAGTCTCAATGAAGAG TCTCTAGGTAACAGGAGAATTCGAGTGGATGTTGCTGATCAAGCACAGGATAAAG ATAGGGATGATCGTTCTTTTGGCCGAGATAGAAATCGGGATTCTGACAAAACAGACACAGACTGGAGAGCCCGACCTGCCACAGACAGCTTTGACGACTATCCGCCTAGAAGAGGTGATGACAGCTTTGGTGACA agTATCGAGATCGCTATGATTCCGACCGATATCGGGATGGGTATCGAGATGGCTATCGTGATGGCCCACGCCGGGATATGGATCGATATGGGGGCCGGGATCGCTATGATGACCGAGGCAGTAGAGATTATGATAGAG GCTATGATTCCAGGATAGGCAGTGGCAGAAGAGCATTTGGTAGTGGGTACCGAAGGGATGATGACTACAGAGGAGGTGGGGACCGTTATGAAGACCGATATGACAGACGAGACGATCGGTCGTGGAGCTCCAGAGATGATTACTCTCGGGATGATTATAGGCGTGATGATAGag GTCCCCCCCAAAGACCTAAACTGAATCTAAAGCCTCGGAGTACTCCTAAGGAAGATGATTCCTCTGCTAGCACCTCCCAGTCCAGTCGAGCAGCTTCCATCTTTGGAGGGGCAAAACCTGTTGACACAGCTGCTagagaaagagaagtagaagaacgGCTACAGAAGGAGCAGGAGAAATTGCAGCGCCAGTTGGATGAGCCAAAATTAGACCGGCGGCCTAGGGAGAG ttctccgcagacacaacatctttgttt ACACCCAAGCTGGCGAAGTGAAGAAACTCAGGAACGGGAACGGTCAAGGACAGGAAGTGAGTCATCACAGACTGGAACCTCAGCCACATCTGGCAGAAGTAAGTCAGACCCTG ATGCAcgaaggagagagagtgagaagtcTCTAGAAAATGAAACACTCAATAAGGAGGAAGACTGTCACTCTCCAACTTCTAAGCCTCCCAAACCTGATCAGCCTCTAAAGGTAATGCCAGCCCCTCCACCAAAGGAGAATGCGTGGGTGAAGCGAAGTTCTAACCCTCCTGCTCGATCTCAGAGCTCAGACACAGAGCAACAATCCCCCACAAG TGGTGGGGGGAAAGTAGCTCCAGCTCAGCCATCTGAGGAAGGACCCACAAGGAAAG ACGATAATAAAATAGATGGAATGAGTGTCCCAAAAGGCCAAACTGGGAACTCTAGCCGTGGTCCAGGAGATGGAGGGAACAAAGATCACTGGAAGGAGTCAGATAG GAAAGAGAGCAAAAAGGATCAAGACTCCAGATCTGCACCTGAGCCAAAGAAACCTGAGGAAAATCCAGCCTCT AAGTTCAGTTCTGCAAGCAAGTATGCCGCTCTCTCTGTGGATGGTGAAGATGAAAATGAGGGAGAAGACTACACTGAGTAG
- the Eif4b gene encoding eukaryotic translation initiation factor 4B isoform X5, whose translation MAASAKKKNKKGKTISLTDFLAEDGGTGGGSTYVPKPVSWADETDDLEGDVSTTWHSNDDDVYRAPPIDRSILPTAPRAAREPNIDRSRLPKSPPYTAFLGNLPYDVTEDSIKEFFRGLNISAVRLPREPSNPERLKGFGYAEFEDLDSLLSALSLNEESLGNRRIRVDVADQAQDKDRDDRSFGRDRNRDSDKTDTDWRARPATDSFDDYPPRRGDDSFGDKYRDRYDSDRYRDGYRDGYRDGPRRDMDRYGGRDRYDDRGSRDYDRGYDSRIGSGRRAFGSGYRRDDDYRGGGDRYEDRYDRRDDRSWSSRDDYSRDDYRRDDRGPPQRPKLNLKPRSTPKEDDSSASTSQSSRAASIFGGAKPVDTAAREREVEERLQKEQEKLQRQLDEPKLDRRPRERHPSWRSEETQERERSRTGSESSQTGTSATSGRSKSDPDARRRESEKSLENETLNKEEDCHSPTSKPPKPDQPLKVMPAPPPKENAWVKRSSNPPARSQSSDTEQQSPTSGGGKVAPAQPSEEGPTRKDDNKIDGMSVPKGQTGNSSRGPGDGGNKDHWKESDRKESKKDQDSRSAPEPKKPEENPASKFSSASKYAALSVDGEDENEGEDYTE comes from the exons caaaaaagaagaataagaaggggAAGACTATCTCCCTAACAGACTTTCTGGCTGAGGATGGGGGGACTGGTGGAGGAAGCACTTATGTCCCCAAACCAGTCAGCTGGGCTGATGAAACAGACGACCTGGAAGGAGATG TTTCAACCACTTGGCATAGTAATGATGATGATGTGTACAGGGCACCTCCAATTGACCGTTCCATCCTTCCCACTGCTCCACGGGCTGCTCGGGAACCCAATATTGACCGGAGCCGTCTTCCCAAATCGCCACCCTACACTGCTTTTCTAGGGAACCTGCCCTATGATGTGACAGAAGACTCCATTAAGGAATTCTTTAGAGGATTAAAT ATCAGTGCAGTGCGTTTACCACGTGAACCCAGCAATCCAGAGAGGTTGAAAGGTTTTGGCTATGCTGAGTTTGAGGACCTGGATTCCCTGCTCAGTGCCCTGAGTCTCAATGAAGAG TCTCTAGGTAACAGGAGAATTCGAGTGGATGTTGCTGATCAAGCACAGGATAAAG ATAGGGATGATCGTTCTTTTGGCCGAGATAGAAATCGGGATTCTGACAAAACAGACACAGACTGGAGAGCCCGACCTGCCACAGACAGCTTTGACGACTATCCGCCTAGAAGAGGTGATGACAGCTTTGGTGACA agTATCGAGATCGCTATGATTCCGACCGATATCGGGATGGGTATCGAGATGGCTATCGTGATGGCCCACGCCGGGATATGGATCGATATGGGGGCCGGGATCGCTATGATGACCGAGGCAGTAGAGATTATGATAGAG GCTATGATTCCAGGATAGGCAGTGGCAGAAGAGCATTTGGTAGTGGGTACCGAAGGGATGATGACTACAGAGGAGGTGGGGACCGTTATGAAGACCGATATGACAGACGAGACGATCGGTCGTGGAGCTCCAGAGATGATTACTCTCGGGATGATTATAGGCGTGATGATAGag GTCCCCCCCAAAGACCTAAACTGAATCTAAAGCCTCGGAGTACTCCTAAGGAAGATGATTCCTCTGCTAGCACCTCCCAGTCCAGTCGAGCAGCTTCCATCTTTGGAGGGGCAAAACCTGTTGACACAGCTGCTagagaaagagaagtagaagaacgGCTACAGAAGGAGCAGGAGAAATTGCAGCGCCAGTTGGATGAGCCAAAATTAGACCGGCGGCCTAGGGAGAG ACACCCAAGCTGGCGAAGTGAAGAAACTCAGGAACGGGAACGGTCAAGGACAGGAAGTGAGTCATCACAGACTGGAACCTCAGCCACATCTGGCAGAAGTAAGTCAGACCCTG ATGCAcgaaggagagagagtgagaagtcTCTAGAAAATGAAACACTCAATAAGGAGGAAGACTGTCACTCTCCAACTTCTAAGCCTCCCAAACCTGATCAGCCTCTAAAGGTAATGCCAGCCCCTCCACCAAAGGAGAATGCGTGGGTGAAGCGAAGTTCTAACCCTCCTGCTCGATCTCAGAGCTCAGACACAGAGCAACAATCCCCCACAAG TGGTGGGGGGAAAGTAGCTCCAGCTCAGCCATCTGAGGAAGGACCCACAAGGAAAG ACGATAATAAAATAGATGGAATGAGTGTCCCAAAAGGCCAAACTGGGAACTCTAGCCGTGGTCCAGGAGATGGAGGGAACAAAGATCACTGGAAGGAGTCAGATAG GAAAGAGAGCAAAAAGGATCAAGACTCCAGATCTGCACCTGAGCCAAAGAAACCTGAGGAAAATCCAGCCTCT AAGTTCAGTTCTGCAAGCAAGTATGCCGCTCTCTCTGTGGATGGTGAAGATGAAAATGAGGGAGAAGACTACACTGAGTAG
- the Eif4b gene encoding eukaryotic translation initiation factor 4B isoform X4, with the protein MAASAKKKNKKGKTISLTDFLAEDGGTGGGSTYVPKPVSWADETDDLEGDVSTTWHSNDDDVYRAPPIDRSILPTAPRAAREPNIDRSRLPKSPPYTAFLGNLPYDVTEDSIKEFFRGLNISAVRLPREPSNPERLKGFGYAEFEDLDSLLSALSLNEESLGNRRIRVDVADQAQDKDRDDRSFGRDRNRDSDKTDTDWRARPATDSFDDYPPRRGDDSFGDKYRDRYDSDRYRDGYRDGYRDGPRRDMDRYGGRDRYDDRGSRDYDRGYDSRIGSGRRAFGSGYRRDDDYRGGGDRYEDRYDRRDDRSWSSRDDYSRDDYRRDDRGPPQRPKLNLKPRSTPKEDDSSASTSQSSRAASIFGGAKPVDTAAREREVEERLQKEQEKLQRQLDEPKLDRRPRERHPSWRSEETQERERSRTGSESSQTGTSATSGRSKSDPDARRRESEKSLENETLNKEEDCHSPTSKPPKPDQPLKVMPAPPPKENAWVKRSSNPPARSQSSDTEQQSPTSGGGKVAPAQPSEEGPTRKADDNKIDGMSVPKGQTGNSSRGPGDGGNKDHWKESDRKESKKDQDSRSAPEPKKPEENPASKFSSASKYAALSVDGEDENEGEDYTE; encoded by the exons caaaaaagaagaataagaaggggAAGACTATCTCCCTAACAGACTTTCTGGCTGAGGATGGGGGGACTGGTGGAGGAAGCACTTATGTCCCCAAACCAGTCAGCTGGGCTGATGAAACAGACGACCTGGAAGGAGATG TTTCAACCACTTGGCATAGTAATGATGATGATGTGTACAGGGCACCTCCAATTGACCGTTCCATCCTTCCCACTGCTCCACGGGCTGCTCGGGAACCCAATATTGACCGGAGCCGTCTTCCCAAATCGCCACCCTACACTGCTTTTCTAGGGAACCTGCCCTATGATGTGACAGAAGACTCCATTAAGGAATTCTTTAGAGGATTAAAT ATCAGTGCAGTGCGTTTACCACGTGAACCCAGCAATCCAGAGAGGTTGAAAGGTTTTGGCTATGCTGAGTTTGAGGACCTGGATTCCCTGCTCAGTGCCCTGAGTCTCAATGAAGAG TCTCTAGGTAACAGGAGAATTCGAGTGGATGTTGCTGATCAAGCACAGGATAAAG ATAGGGATGATCGTTCTTTTGGCCGAGATAGAAATCGGGATTCTGACAAAACAGACACAGACTGGAGAGCCCGACCTGCCACAGACAGCTTTGACGACTATCCGCCTAGAAGAGGTGATGACAGCTTTGGTGACA agTATCGAGATCGCTATGATTCCGACCGATATCGGGATGGGTATCGAGATGGCTATCGTGATGGCCCACGCCGGGATATGGATCGATATGGGGGCCGGGATCGCTATGATGACCGAGGCAGTAGAGATTATGATAGAG GCTATGATTCCAGGATAGGCAGTGGCAGAAGAGCATTTGGTAGTGGGTACCGAAGGGATGATGACTACAGAGGAGGTGGGGACCGTTATGAAGACCGATATGACAGACGAGACGATCGGTCGTGGAGCTCCAGAGATGATTACTCTCGGGATGATTATAGGCGTGATGATAGag GTCCCCCCCAAAGACCTAAACTGAATCTAAAGCCTCGGAGTACTCCTAAGGAAGATGATTCCTCTGCTAGCACCTCCCAGTCCAGTCGAGCAGCTTCCATCTTTGGAGGGGCAAAACCTGTTGACACAGCTGCTagagaaagagaagtagaagaacgGCTACAGAAGGAGCAGGAGAAATTGCAGCGCCAGTTGGATGAGCCAAAATTAGACCGGCGGCCTAGGGAGAG ACACCCAAGCTGGCGAAGTGAAGAAACTCAGGAACGGGAACGGTCAAGGACAGGAAGTGAGTCATCACAGACTGGAACCTCAGCCACATCTGGCAGAAGTAAGTCAGACCCTG ATGCAcgaaggagagagagtgagaagtcTCTAGAAAATGAAACACTCAATAAGGAGGAAGACTGTCACTCTCCAACTTCTAAGCCTCCCAAACCTGATCAGCCTCTAAAGGTAATGCCAGCCCCTCCACCAAAGGAGAATGCGTGGGTGAAGCGAAGTTCTAACCCTCCTGCTCGATCTCAGAGCTCAGACACAGAGCAACAATCCCCCACAAG TGGTGGGGGGAAAGTAGCTCCAGCTCAGCCATCTGAGGAAGGACCCACAAGGAAAG CAGACGATAATAAAATAGATGGAATGAGTGTCCCAAAAGGCCAAACTGGGAACTCTAGCCGTGGTCCAGGAGATGGAGGGAACAAAGATCACTGGAAGGAGTCAGATAG GAAAGAGAGCAAAAAGGATCAAGACTCCAGATCTGCACCTGAGCCAAAGAAACCTGAGGAAAATCCAGCCTCT AAGTTCAGTTCTGCAAGCAAGTATGCCGCTCTCTCTGTGGATGGTGAAGATGAAAATGAGGGAGAAGACTACACTGAGTAG